Below is a window of Clostridium sp. JN-1 DNA.
CAAAATTGCTACCATTAATATGATAAAAGGAAAAGATCTTAAAGTATTAACTATAAATTCTAAAACTTTATTTACCACTTTGTTTGGTCTTAAACCTTTTTCATCAGTTATTATAAGAATAATTGATGGTATAAATGCAATTAATACAGCTATAACTGTTGATAAAAAAACCATATATAATGTTTCGCCAAAGGCCGGCAATAAAACTTCATTAATTAATTCCATTTTGTTCTACCTCCCATTTTATATTTTTTGAAGATAAGAAATTACATATTTTGTCCTTATGTTCTCCATCAAAATTTATTACAAGACTTCCAAGTACATCATTTCTGAACTTCTCAAGTTTTCCCCAAACTATAGAAATATCTATATCAAGCTCTCTTGCCATAGAAGTTATTATACTTTGAGTACTTATTTCCTTGGGGAAGAATATTCTTATATTCACTCCCGTTTCAGGAAGAGTTTTGTCTTCTCCTAAGAGACTTTTTAAATTATTGTTTGGCTTTAAAAATAAGTCTTTTACATATCCTACATCCTTTATTTGTCCATTTTCCATAACTGCAACCCTTTGACATACCTGCTTAATTACTTCCATCTGGTGAGTTACTATAACTATAGTTATATTTAATTCATCATTTATCTTTTTTAAAAGCTGTAGTATAGACTTTGTAGTTTTAGGATCTAATGCCGATGTTGCTTCATCACATAAGAGAACTTCTGGATCTAAAGACATTGCCCTTGCTATTGCAACCCTCTGCTTTTGTCCGCCGCTTAAATTTCTAGGTTTGCTATTGGCTTTATCTTGAAGTCCAACAATTTTTAGCAATTTTAAGACTTTTTCGTCTATTTCTTTTTTACCATATCCCCATACTTCCATAGGAAGAGATACATTTTCATATACTGTCTTTCTATTTAGCAAGTTAAAATTTTGAAATATCATTCCAATCTTTTTTCTAAACTCTCTTATTTCCTTTGATTTCATATCTTTTATTTCTTTCTCATCTATCTTTACACTTCCACTATCATAACTTTCAAGTCCATTCAAGCACCTTAAGAGTGTAGATTTACCAGCACCACTTTGTCCTATTATTCCAAATATCTCCCCCTTGTTTATATGCAAATTTATATCTTTCAGTACTTGATTTTTTCCAAAGTTTTTATTTACATTATTTATTTTTATCATTAAAATACCTCCCAATTTTAATTGTTTAAAACATATATCATATAAAAATGCAAAATTAAAAGCCGAAGAAATATCTCCAGCTTAAATAAACCTAATATTTCTCATCTTTCAACTATAAATATAGCTGCAGGAGTTGGCACCATTATATTATTAAACATAATACTGGTTGCCGGGTTTCATTGGGCCAGTCCCTCCACCGCTCTTGATAAGTGAACTTCAATATTAATTTGTTTTATTATGATTAATATTATAATTATATATTAAATCATTGTCAATAGTTTTTTATCGGACTTTACTTAATTTATTTAATAACTTAAAATATGTATGAACACTTGTTATTGTGGTGATAATTACATAGAAAGTATAAGAAGGTGAAATATGTGAGAATTCCAAATCATATAGGAATAATACCTGATGGTAACAGAAGATGGGCCGTCAGCAATGGATTAAAAAAAGAAGATGGATACTCATGGGGTCTTGAACCAGGTATGAAATTATTTAAGATATGTAAGAAATTAGGTGTAAGAGAACTTACTTATTATGGTTTTACTGTTGACAATACTAAGAGACCTGCAGTTCAAACCAAATCATTCACTAAAGCTTGTATAGAAGCCGTAAACATGCTTTCAAAAGAAGACGCTTCCTTACTCGTAATAGGAAATACAAAATCTCCTATGTTTCCAAAAGAACTTCTCCCGTATGTAAATAGAAAAAAGTTTGGTAATGGTTCTATGAAAGTAAACTTTTTGGTCAATTATGGTTGGGAATGGGACTTATCAAATATTAAATCACATACTGGAAATAGTGCTAAAAATATAATTAAATGTTTAAAATCTAGCGATGTAAGTAGGTTAGATTTAATAATAAGATGGGGAGGCAGAAGGAGATTAAGTGGTTTCTTACCAGTACAATCTGTATACTCAGATTTTTATATAATTGATGATTTGTGGCCTAACTTCAAACCAGATCATATATCCGAAGCATTACAATGGTATGATCATCAAGACATAACACTAGGCGGCTAAACTTTACAGTTAAAAGTTAGTAGTTAAGAACACGAATCATAGTATATATTTATATCAATTTAAAGGAAGCCTTTTGACTTCCCTTAATTCGTTTTATGAATATTGTGTAATACTTTTTTATGCTTATGTCACATATACTAAATAATAATAAATTATGATGTGAATTTGATTTAACACTATTATGGGATACCTAACTTTACATAAAAGTTATATTAGAAATTGATGTCTGCAATAGAATACAGTGCTGCTTTTCCACTCATTTTAATGCGGTTGCCCTCAACTTTGCAATACAAGGTTCCACCTCTCCTCGAAGCTTGATATGCAATAATATTGTTCTTTTTTATCTTATTTGCCCAAAACGGAACTATATGGCAGTGACCTGAACCGCAAACCGGGTCCTCTGGCACATTAAGTTTAGGAGCGAATGAACGTGATACACAGTCAAAGTTTTTTCCTTTTGCTGTAACTTGCAAAAGCAAACCGTCTAGTTCCTTAACTTTTTCTATATTAGGATTCATGCTGCAAACATCTTCTTCATTTTCTAATACGCAAAGTAAATCTCTAGACATCCATGCCTCAACGGGACGTACACCAATTGCCTCAACCATGGCATCAGTTACTTCCACTTTTTTTAGTTCATATGCTGGAAAATCCATTTCTAAAAGTTCATCATTTTTATTGACTGTCAAAATACCACTTAAAGTTTCGAAACGAACCTCTTTCAAACTTGGTTCTACAAATGTCATTATTATATATGCCGCAGCCAAAGTCGCATGCCCACAGAGATCTATTTCACCTCCAGGAGTAAACCATCTAAGTTTATAATTTTCACCTTCCTTTACTGCAAAGGCAGTTTCAGATAAATTATTTTCCATGGTAATATTTAATATAGTTTCATCATCAAGCCATTTGTCCATCACACAAACTGCTGCTGGATTTCCACCAAATACTTTGTCAGTAAAAGCATCCACTACATATTGTCTCATAATTTAATTTTCCTCCCATATATAAAATTTTATATACACTAACTTGTTAATTTATTAATATTATAAAATTTATTACACTTATTTACAATACAACATATTATAATCGTAAGGAGTGATATGTATGTATTATAATGGATCAAAATGTAACTACAAAAATTTAGTAGCTGGTACAAATTCTCGCATTATTAATAAAAATGGAAAATTTGTAAAAGCCATAAATTTTGATAATGCAGCTACTACTCCTCCTTTTTATTCTGTACTGCAGCAGATAATGAGTTTTTCGGAATACTACTCTTCTATCCACAGGGGAGCTGGATTTAAATCCGAATTTTCCTCTAAAATTTACGAAGACTCTAGAAAAACAATATGTGATTTTGTCCACTGCAATTACGAAGAAAATACAGTTATATATGTTAAAAATACTACTGAAGCCATAAACAAATTATCTTATCTCTTATATAATAAAAATAAAAATTTAATAATACTCTCCACTAGAATGGAACATCACTCCAATGACTTGCCATGGAGAAATAAATTTAAAACTGACTATATAGAAGTAGATGAATTGGGTAAATTAAAACTTGAAGATTTAGAATATAAATTAAGAAAATATATAAATAACGATAAGTTAGTATGTATTACAGGAGCTTCAAATGTAACAGGATATAAGAATCCAATATATAAAATAGCTAAATTGTGTCACTCTTACAATGCTAAAATACTTGTAGACGGTGCTCAATTAGTACCTCATTGTCCTATATATATGAATTCTATATCTAGTGAAGATCATATTGACTACTTAGTATTTTCAGCCCACAAGATGTATGCTCCATTTGGTATTGGAGTCCTAATAGGACCTAAAGAGACATTTATTGCTGCAGATCCTGAATATAGAGGGGGTGGAACGATAAAGCTCGTAACCGATGATTCTGTAGTATGGGCAGACCCTCCAGATAAAAATGAAGCAGGTTCACCTAATGTAATGGGAGTAGTTGCCTTGCTTGCAGCTATACGAACACTTAACAATATTGGCATGGAAAATGTTGATAGATACGAGATGAGTATATACAGATATGCTTTAAAAAGATTGAAGTCTATACCAAATATTACAATAGGATGTGATACTAACGCAAATTGCAGCAAAGTTGCAATAATCCCATTTAATATAGATGGAATTTTTCATGAAACTACTGCCAAATTATTGTCCTCTATATCACAAATTTCTGTGAGAAGCGGATGTTTTTGTGCTCAGCCATATGTACAAAGACTCCTTAAAATATCTAATTCAAAAATAAATTACTATAAAAATCATCCAGATTGTAAACGTCCGGGATTTGTAAGATTAAGTTTTGCTCTCTATAACACTTATTCTGAAATAGATATACTCGCTGATACACTTAAATATATAATTAAAACTAGATAATTATATAATTTCTAATCTACAGTTCAATTTACACCATTGGGATATACTGCTAAAGTTGAAATCATATTTTAAAACTTTTTATAAGTCTAAATTAATGATATTTTACGGTATATTCCAAGCTTACCTTTCAATATAATTAAGGCTTGCCTTCATAATTTTCTTAATACAATTTGATTATAATTTTTCTCCACTTATTAATATTTGTTTCAATTTTGTCAATTTAGTTTTATCCGATGACTACTCGCTCTAATACTCCCACTTATCCAAGTGAGAGTATTAGAAGCAGCTGGCGTCCCTGGATAACGATTTCTAAGCATCAGGTGGAGTTTAAAACTCCATCTGATGCCAAGAACTCTGTTTATAATTGTGCTTTTTTATTTTAATATATTGTGTACTCAAACTAAAAAGTGTTACAATATATAATATGTTATGTTAAATAATTACTCATTTAACATATTTAAATTAATTTACCTCTATAATAAATATCATACATTTAATACAAATTTGTTTAAAGGAGATGACATAAATGGATAAACTATTTCTTGAAGAATTATTAAAAAACATTTCTGCAGAATCTTTTGTAGCTAATTTTTGGGATGGTACATCTAAAAAATTCGGAGATGGTGAATCTAAATTTAAAGTAACATTTAATAAACCAATAAGTAAAAAGGCTATTATGGAAGATCCAAGTTTAGCTTTTGGAGAAGCTTATATGAATGGTGACATTGATTTTGAAGGAAGTATACAGGAAATTATAGAATCTATATATAGAAATAAAGAAAGCTTTCTTCACAATCACAAATTAATTGACAAACTTTTTAAATCAAAAGGTACATCAATAAAAGAACAAAAACAGGATATATCCCATCATTATGATATTGGTAATGATTTTTATAGTTTATGGCTTGATAAAAATTTAAATTATTCTTGTGCATACTTTAAAAATGAAGATGATAGCTTAGATCAAGCTCAAATAAATAAGGTAGATTATATACTAAAAAAGTTAAATTTAAAGCCAGGTCAAAGTCTCTTAGATATAGGCTGCGGTTGGGGTTATTTAATACTAAAGGCTGCAAAATTGTATAATGTTCATACTGTTGGAATAACTTTAAGTAAAGAACAATATACAAAAGTTAAAGAAAGAATAAAAGAAAATCAACTGGAGAACTTAGTTGAAGTTGAATTTTTAGATTATAGAGAATTACCTAAATTAAATAGAAAGTTTGATAGAGTAGTAAGTATTGGTATGATCGAGCATGTAGGGTCAGCTAATATCCCACTATATATGCAAACTGTAGAAAAAGTATTAAAAGATCACGGTGTTTTCTTACTACACTGTATTACAGGTCTTTTAGAAACTGAATGTAATAAATGGATTAGAAGGTACATCTTCCCCGGCGGATATATTCCATCTGTGAGGGAACTAATATCTTCCTTTCCAGACTTAGACTTTCACCTTGTAGATGCCGAAAGTCTTAGACTTCATTACTGTAAAACTCTCGAAAATTGGGCTTTTAATTTTGAAGCTCATCTCGATGAAGTACGACAAAAATTTGATGAAAGATTTATTAGAATGTGGAGACTTTACTTAAATTCTTGTGCAGCATCTTTTCATTACGGCACAATTGACATACATCAATTTATAATAACTAAAGACTTAAATAACGAATTACCAATGACAAGGGATTATTTATACACCCATGATTCATAATTCAAAAATATTAATACCAATAATAATTGATACCTGGATTGATTATAACCCCAAATGTTTTAAAAACATTTGGGGTTAACTTATATAAATTTAAAGATTCTTTCGCGTTAGCAAAAAATCAACCTTCAATGTCCTCTATCTTCTGTCAATTGTCCTTTATTGTCCTCTAAAAAATGCTTTGCTTTTTTTTATATTACGAATTGCAATTTTATAAGCTATTAGGCTGTTCCTGTAAGTAATTGTTATTCATTCTCAATTGATAACGATGTTCTGTTGATATATCATTGATAGCCTATTGATTTATCGTAGATTAAAGTTTATAATTGTTGTAACACATTTTATCAATTGAACATATAATATCTAGTAAGCTCTATACTATTGCTTAATTTTAAAATGAATTTTTACGTGTAATATACGGGAGGAACATAAAAATGAACAAAAATAATGCAGCTGCTTTATCTATATTCTCTAATTCGCTGCTTATAATATTTAAATTTACAGCCGGGATTATAATAGGATCTGTTAGTGTTATTTCCGAAGCAATCCATTCTTCTATAGATTTATTAGCAAGCTTTATAGCTTATTTTTCTATAAAGAAGGCATCCAAGTCAGAAGATTATGAACATCCTTTTGGACATGGCAAGTATGAAAACCTATCTGGCTTTATAGAAGCAATTTTAATATTTATAGCAGCTGCTTTAATAATTTTTGAAGCAGTAAAAAAAATTATATACGGGTCAAATATAGAATCTGTTGGTCCTGGGTTATTAGTTATGGGAGTATCAGCTTTAATTAATCTCTTTATTTCAAGGACACTCATGAAAATTGCTAAAAAGACGGAATCTATAGCACTTGAAGCAGATGGTACACATTTATTTACAGATGTAATAACAGCTTTTGGTGTATTTTTAGGTCTGTTACTTGTAAAAATAACTGGAATAAAGATCATAGATCCTATAACTGCTGTTATAGTAGGATTTCTAATAATAAAAACTTCAGTAGACCTAACTAGAAAGTCAATAAAAGATTTGGTTGACAGCAAACTGTCCGATAAAGATATAAATAAGCTTTTAAATGTAATAAATTCACACAAAGAAATAAAAGGCTATCACAATCTAAGAACAAGACAATGTGGAGATGAAAAGCAAATTGATATCCATTTAAATGTAGCTAGAACGTCATCTTTAATACAAGCCCATGATATCTGCACTACTGTTGAAAAAGAAATATACAACATTTTTCCTAAATCGTATGTTGTTATACATGCTGAACCAGAACAGCAAAAAAACAAACTTCCAGGAGAATAATCTCCTGGAAATCTATTTTTTCTGATCATTTTATACTATTAAAATTTATAAAATTTCATCTATAATTCCGCCGCCAACAAGTAAGTCTTTAGAATAAAATACTACTGACTGTCCTTTTGTTATGGCTCTTTGTTTTTCTTCAAATTTTACTTTTACTCTTCCATCTTCTAATTGAGTTATCCAAGCTCTTGAAGGTTTTGATGAATATCTAACCTTGGATTCTACTTCCATAGTACCTTGAAGACTTTCAAATGGTATGAAATTTATATCTTTTGCAATTAATTCTGTTTTAAATATATCTCCTTCATCTCCAAGAACAACTTCATTTGTAAGCGGATTTATGTCTATAACATACATTGGTTTACCAAATGAAGTTCCAAGTCCTTTTCTTTGACCTATTGTATAATATACTATTCCCTTATGTCTTCCAAGTACATTTCCTTTTTTGTCTACAAAATTTCCATTTCTTACTTTATCCGGTACTTGTTTTTTTATATATCTACCATGATTATTATCAGGTATAAAACATATTTCTTCACTATCTTTTTTATTATGAACAAGTAATCCTATGTTCTTTGCAATTTCCCTTATATGTTCCTTTTTGTATATTCCACATGGCATTAATGTATGAGCCAATTGAAATTGACTTAAATTATATAATACATATGTTTGATCCTTTTTGTCATCTTCTGATTTTCTTATTATATACCTTCCATTTTGCTTTTCTATAACAGCATAATGACCTGTAGCTACATATCTTGCTCCTAAATCCATGGCTTTCTTTAAGAGTGCATCAAACTTTATATACTTATTACAAGCTATGCATGGATTTGGAGTCCTTCCATTCATATACTCATCTATGAAATAATCTATAACATCTTTTTTAAATATTTCTTTAAAGTTAACAACATAAAATGGAATATCAAGTTTATAGGCAACTCTTCTCGCATCTTCTACAGAACTTAATGAACAGCAGCCTCCTTCATTTGCCTCATATTCTTCGTCTTCCTGCCATACCTGCATAGTTATTCCTATAACATCATATCCCTGCTGTTTTAGCAAATATGCCGTTACAGAACTATCTACTCCTCCACTCATTCCAACAACAACTTTTTTATTCATAATTACCACCTATCACCGTAAATTAATATATTATTTATTATCTTTTAATTTTTCTATACATTCCTTAACAACTTCTACAACATAGTTTATTTCTTCTTCAGCAGTTCCTGAACCTATAGTAAACCTTATAGAACTTCGAGCTAACTTTGGTGTCAATCCTATTGCAATTAGTACATGTGATGGCTCTAATGCTCCTGCTGAACATGCACTCCCAGCAGATACACATATTCCCCTTGCATCTAACATCATAAGTAATGTTTCTGCATCTACACCTTTAAAACTTACATTTATATTTCCCGGCAGTCTATCTTCACCTAAGGCACCATTTATACTTGTTCCCTGTATTTTAAGTAACTTTTGGATGAACATATCTCTAAGTTTTGTAAGCCTATCCTTTTGAACTTCTAAGTTTTGAACTGCAATATCAAGTGCTTTTCCTATTCCAACAATACCTGGTGTATTGTATGTTCCTGCTCTCCTGCCCCTCTCTTGTGATCCACCATGAATTAAATTATCTATTCTTATTCCCTTTCTTATGTAAAGAGCTCCAACACCCTTTGGACCATAAAATTTATGAGATGACATCGAAAGCAAATCTATATTCATATCTTTAACATCAATTTGTATGTTTCCAACTGCTTGAACTGCATCTGTGTGAAATATAATTTTTCTTTGTCTGCAAAAGTCGCCAATTTGTTTAATTGGCTGTATGGTTCCTATTTCATTGTTTGCAAACATTACTGATACAATTATGGTATCATTTCTTACTGCTTTCCTCAAATCTTTAAGTTCAATTTTTCCATACTTATTTACTGGAAGATAAGTAACATCGAATCCTAACTTTTCTAGATACTTACACGTATTTATTACTGCATGATGTTCTATGGAAGTAGTTATAATATGTTTTCCCTTGACTTTATGTGCAGAAGCTATTCCTTTAAGTGCCCAGTTATCGGATTCTGATCCTCCCGAAGTAAAGTATATTTCATCTACATTGGAATTTATGGCACTAGCTATCCTCTGTCTTGAAGCATCTATAGCCATTTTAGTTTTTCTAGATATATGATAAACAGATGAAGCATTTCCAAAGTACTCATCTATATACAATTTCATCTCTTCAATAACTTCAGGTTTTATATAAGTAGTTGCTGCATAATCCATATAAATTTCTTTACTCATTATGTGCCTGCTGTCAAAAATACATTGATGATTCACAAAATCTTTATCAGCAGACTTTTCACACCACCTTCATTTTTTGATAATTAAAAGCTGCATCATAAAAATATTTCTAAAACTGCATATATTTTAGTATATCATAAAAATCATTAAAATAATGATATGTTATATTTTTTCATTATAATATTATAGTATATTTTTAAAACCATGCAAAATAAGTAACAAAAATTTTTTAAAAACATAACTTATTATTGTAGAAGATTTTTTAGGAGGAAATATGTATTATAGTGATTTCGATTATATGAGATCTGATGATCACACAAATTCTCAAGACGAAAATTTTGAAATAACATGTCCTTTTTCTTTATGTCCTTTTGCATATCAAGCTAGAGGTTTTGTAGATATGCCTAGAGTTAATCCACCTGGACCACCTCCAGCATTTACCCCAACTAAGAAAAGTGCTGGCCCAAGCCTAAAAGCAGTTGATCCTGGTGCTATAAGACCTTGCAGGAACAGATTTGTTTATATTTGGCAAACTGACGGAAGATCTTACTGGGCTTATATAACTTTCGTAGGTCCTAGATCAATAGCTGGTTTTAGATGGATACCGCGTACACGTAGATGGACATATTTCGGGCTCGACCTAAGAAGAATAGAGTCTTTTTTCTGTGCATAATCAATCTATAACAATTATAACTTGTTGAGTAATATGCTGCTCAACAAGTTATATTTTAATAAACATTGATTTTTTAGTGTATTCCAATTTTATTTATTTGTAATTAACTTCATAAAATAATTAAATAAACTTTCTGGTTTTTCTTCTCCATAAATATAATAGGATAAAACATCGTCAAACCATATTACTGCTATACTCAAGAAGTACCAGTAAATACAATTTTTTAAACATATTTGTCCAAAAAAGTTGTATTTTTTTTGAGAATAATTCCATATATTTAAGTGTAAATACATATTTAAAAATGCACCTGCAATCAATTCTACACCTGTAATTAAAGATCCTCCTATAACAACTTGCTGCCACATCTTAAGTTTATAATATACTTCTCTATCATTTAAAGAGCC
It encodes the following:
- a CDS encoding methionine ABC transporter ATP-binding protein yields the protein MIKINNVNKNFGKNQVLKDINLHINKGEIFGIIGQSGAGKSTLLRCLNGLESYDSGSVKIDEKEIKDMKSKEIREFRKKIGMIFQNFNLLNRKTVYENVSLPMEVWGYGKKEIDEKVLKLLKIVGLQDKANSKPRNLSGGQKQRVAIARAMSLDPEVLLCDEATSALDPKTTKSILQLLKKINDELNITIVIVTHQMEVIKQVCQRVAVMENGQIKDVGYVKDLFLKPNNNLKSLLGEDKTLPETGVNIRIFFPKEISTQSIITSMARELDIDISIVWGKLEKFRNDVLGSLVINFDGEHKDKICNFLSSKNIKWEVEQNGIN
- a CDS encoding undecaprenyl diphosphate synthase family protein, whose amino-acid sequence is MRIPNHIGIIPDGNRRWAVSNGLKKEDGYSWGLEPGMKLFKICKKLGVRELTYYGFTVDNTKRPAVQTKSFTKACIEAVNMLSKEDASLLVIGNTKSPMFPKELLPYVNRKKFGNGSMKVNFLVNYGWEWDLSNIKSHTGNSAKNIIKCLKSSDVSRLDLIIRWGGRRRLSGFLPVQSVYSDFYIIDDLWPNFKPDHISEALQWYDHQDITLGG
- a CDS encoding PhzF family phenazine biosynthesis protein, with protein sequence MRQYVVDAFTDKVFGGNPAAVCVMDKWLDDETILNITMENNLSETAFAVKEGENYKLRWFTPGGEIDLCGHATLAAAYIIMTFVEPSLKEVRFETLSGILTVNKNDELLEMDFPAYELKKVEVTDAMVEAIGVRPVEAWMSRDLLCVLENEEDVCSMNPNIEKVKELDGLLLQVTAKGKNFDCVSRSFAPKLNVPEDPVCGSGHCHIVPFWANKIKKNNIIAYQASRRGGTLYCKVEGNRIKMSGKAALYSIADINF
- a CDS encoding aminotransferase class V-fold PLP-dependent enzyme, which gives rise to MYYNGSKCNYKNLVAGTNSRIINKNGKFVKAINFDNAATTPPFYSVLQQIMSFSEYYSSIHRGAGFKSEFSSKIYEDSRKTICDFVHCNYEENTVIYVKNTTEAINKLSYLLYNKNKNLIILSTRMEHHSNDLPWRNKFKTDYIEVDELGKLKLEDLEYKLRKYINNDKLVCITGASNVTGYKNPIYKIAKLCHSYNAKILVDGAQLVPHCPIYMNSISSEDHIDYLVFSAHKMYAPFGIGVLIGPKETFIAADPEYRGGGTIKLVTDDSVVWADPPDKNEAGSPNVMGVVALLAAIRTLNNIGMENVDRYEMSIYRYALKRLKSIPNITIGCDTNANCSKVAIIPFNIDGIFHETTAKLLSSISQISVRSGCFCAQPYVQRLLKISNSKINYYKNHPDCKRPGFVRLSFALYNTYSEIDILADTLKYIIKTR
- a CDS encoding class I SAM-dependent methyltransferase gives rise to the protein MDKLFLEELLKNISAESFVANFWDGTSKKFGDGESKFKVTFNKPISKKAIMEDPSLAFGEAYMNGDIDFEGSIQEIIESIYRNKESFLHNHKLIDKLFKSKGTSIKEQKQDISHHYDIGNDFYSLWLDKNLNYSCAYFKNEDDSLDQAQINKVDYILKKLNLKPGQSLLDIGCGWGYLILKAAKLYNVHTVGITLSKEQYTKVKERIKENQLENLVEVEFLDYRELPKLNRKFDRVVSIGMIEHVGSANIPLYMQTVEKVLKDHGVFLLHCITGLLETECNKWIRRYIFPGGYIPSVRELISSFPDLDFHLVDAESLRLHYCKTLENWAFNFEAHLDEVRQKFDERFIRMWRLYLNSCAASFHYGTIDIHQFIITKDLNNELPMTRDYLYTHDS
- a CDS encoding cation diffusion facilitator family transporter is translated as MNKNNAAALSIFSNSLLIIFKFTAGIIIGSVSVISEAIHSSIDLLASFIAYFSIKKASKSEDYEHPFGHGKYENLSGFIEAILIFIAAALIIFEAVKKIIYGSNIESVGPGLLVMGVSALINLFISRTLMKIAKKTESIALEADGTHLFTDVITAFGVFLGLLLVKITGIKIIDPITAVIVGFLIIKTSVDLTRKSIKDLVDSKLSDKDINKLLNVINSHKEIKGYHNLRTRQCGDEKQIDIHLNVARTSSLIQAHDICTTVEKEIYNIFPKSYVVIHAEPEQQKNKLPGE
- the mnmA gene encoding tRNA 2-thiouridine(34) synthase MnmA translates to MNKKVVVGMSGGVDSSVTAYLLKQQGYDVIGITMQVWQEDEEYEANEGGCCSLSSVEDARRVAYKLDIPFYVVNFKEIFKKDVIDYFIDEYMNGRTPNPCIACNKYIKFDALLKKAMDLGARYVATGHYAVIEKQNGRYIIRKSEDDKKDQTYVLYNLSQFQLAHTLMPCGIYKKEHIREIAKNIGLLVHNKKDSEEICFIPDNNHGRYIKKQVPDKVRNGNFVDKKGNVLGRHKGIVYYTIGQRKGLGTSFGKPMYVIDINPLTNEVVLGDEGDIFKTELIAKDINFIPFESLQGTMEVESKVRYSSKPSRAWITQLEDGRVKVKFEEKQRAITKGQSVVFYSKDLLVGGGIIDEIL
- the nifS gene encoding cysteine desulfurase NifS, producing the protein MSKEIYMDYAATTYIKPEVIEEMKLYIDEYFGNASSVYHISRKTKMAIDASRQRIASAINSNVDEIYFTSGGSESDNWALKGIASAHKVKGKHIITTSIEHHAVINTCKYLEKLGFDVTYLPVNKYGKIELKDLRKAVRNDTIIVSVMFANNEIGTIQPIKQIGDFCRQRKIIFHTDAVQAVGNIQIDVKDMNIDLLSMSSHKFYGPKGVGALYIRKGIRIDNLIHGGSQERGRRAGTYNTPGIVGIGKALDIAVQNLEVQKDRLTKLRDMFIQKLLKIQGTSINGALGEDRLPGNINVSFKGVDAETLLMMLDARGICVSAGSACSAGALEPSHVLIAIGLTPKLARSSIRFTIGSGTAEEEINYVVEVVKECIEKLKDNK